The proteins below are encoded in one region of Ochotona princeps isolate mOchPri1 chromosome 24, mOchPri1.hap1, whole genome shotgun sequence:
- the PGP gene encoding glycerol-3-phosphate phosphatase gives MAEAAEAGDADGRCVRLSAERARALLADVDTLLFDCDGVLWRGETAVPGAPEALQALRAHGKRLGFITNNSSKTRQAYAEKLRRLGFGGPAGPDAGPEVFGTAYCTALYLRQRLAGTPAPKAYVLGSPALAAELEAVGVASVGVGPEPLRGDGPGDWLAAPLEPGVGAVVVGFDPHFSYMKLTTALRYLQQPGCLLVGTNMDNRLPLENGLFIAGTGCLVRAVEMAAQRQADIIGKPSRFIFDCVSQEYGIDPARTVMVGDRLDTDILLGATCGLKTILTLTGVSTLGDVRRNRESDCVSKKKMVPDFYVDSIADLLPALRG, from the exons ATGGCGGAAGCGGCGGAGGCCGGCGACGCCGACGGCCGCTGCGTGCGGCTGAGCGCCGAGCGGGCCCGGGCGCTGCTGGCCGACGTGGACACGCTGCTGTTCGACTGCGACGGCGTCCTGTGGCGCGGCGAGACGGCCGTGCCCGGCGCGCCCGAGGCCCTGCAGGCGCTTCGGGCCCACGGCAAGCGCCTCGGCTTCAtcaccaacaacagcagcaagacCCGCCAGGCCTACGCCGAGAAGCTGCGGCGCCTGGGCTTCGGCGGCCCCGCGGGGCCCGACGCCGGCCCCGAGGTCTTCGGCACGGCCTACTGCACCGCGCTCTACCTGCGCCAGCGCCTGGCGGGCACGCCGGCCCCGAAAGCCTACGTGCTGGGCAGCCCGGCCCTGGCCGCCGAGCTCGAGGCCGTGGGCGTCGCCAGCGTGGGCGTGGGGCCCGAGCCGCTGCGGGGAGACGGCCCCGGCGACTGGCTGGCGGCGCCGCTGGAGCCCGGCGTGGGCGCCGTGGTGGTGGGCTTCGACCCGCACTTCAGCTACATGAAGCTCACCACGGCCCTGCGCTACCTGCAGCAGCCCGGCTGCCTGCTCGTGGGCACCAACATGGACAACCGGCTGCCCCTGGAGAACGGCCTCTTCATCGCGG GTACCGGCTGCCTCGTCCGAGCCGTGGAGATGGCGGCCCAGCGCCAGGCTGACATCATAGGCAAGCCCAGCCGCTTCATCTTCGACTGCGTGTCCCAGGAGTACGGCATCGACCCCGCGCGCACCGTCATGGTGGGTGACCGCCTGGACACCGACATCCTGCTGGGCGCCACCTGCGGCCTCAAGACCATCCTCACCCTCACGGGCGTGTCCACACTCGGGGACGTGCGGCGCAATCGGGAAAGTGACTGCGTGTCCAAGAAGAAGATGGTTCCGGACTTCTACGTGGACAGCATCGCCGACCTCCTGCCCGCCCTCCGGGGTTAA
- the E4F1 gene encoding transcription factor E4F1 isoform X1, with amino-acid sequence MEGAMAVRVTAAHTAAARAEAGREVGEGGVAAAEALAPGGFLGLPAPFSEEDEDDVHRCGRCQAEFTALEDFVQHKIQKVCQRAPQEALPAGPAAAALLGQEVVPAAAGPEEPITVAHIVVEAADIRHAPNLVGAEHIKEVIVAAAAEPGDTEVAEAPGSLGRQELGLAGEGEQAPVRLLVDKDGRYVCMLCHKTFKTGSILKAHMVTHSSRKDHECKLCGASFRTKGSLIRHHRRHTDERPYKCAKCGKSFRESGALTRHLKSLTPCTEKIRFSMGKDTVVSSEDTPAGSSVGTGASSAGTGEPMETSPVIHLVTDAKGTVIHEVHVQMQELPLGVKALAPEPSAPEELPCSGEGSRENLLHQAMQNSGIVLERGAGEEGPLDPAPAARSSPQPLGDGPPGLPLLQVEQVQTQVASEASAVPKTHPCPQCSESFPTAATLEAHKRGHAGPRPFPCMQCGKAFPKAYLLKKHQEVHVRERRFRCGDCGKLYKTIAHVRGHRRVHSDERPYPCPECGKRYKTKNAQQVHFRTHLEDKPHVCQFCSRGFREKGSLVRHVRHHTGEKPFKCYKCGRGFAEHGTLNRHLRTKGGCLLEVEELLVSQESPAAATVLAEDPHTVLVEFSSVVADTQEYIIEATEDDAETSEAAEIIEGAQTEVDSHIMKVVHQIVHQASAGHQIVLQNLSVGPEAGLGPEAAAADTITIATPESLTEQVAMTLASAISEGTVLAARTGATGSEQATVTMVSSEDIEILEHGGELVIASPEGQLEVQTVIV; translated from the exons ATGGAGGGCGCGATGGCAGTGCGGGTGACGGCCGCTCATACGGCAGCAGCCCGGGCCGAAGCCGGGAGGGAAGTGGGCGAGGGCGGGGTCGCGGCGGCGGAGGCCTTGGCCCCCGGCGGCTTCCTGGGCCTCCCGGCGCCCTTCAGTGAGGAAG ATGAAGATGACGTGCACAGATGTGGTCGCTGTCAGGCCGAGTTCACGGCCTTGGAGGACTTTGTCCAGCACAAGATCCAGAAGGTCTGCCAGCGGGCACCCCAAGAAGCCCtgcctgctggccctgctgctgcGGCCCTGCTGGGCCAAGAG GTGGTGCCGGCAGCGGCAGGCCCTGAGGAGCCCATCACCGTGGCCCACATCGTGGTAGAGGCAGCAGACATCAGACATGCTCCCAATCTTGTGG GTGCTGAGCACATCAAGGAGGTCATTGTGGCCGCTGCGGCTGAGCCGGGGGACACCgaggtggcagaggccccagggAGTCTGGGCCGTCAGGAGCTTGGGCTCGCTGGAGAGGGTGAGCAGGCCCCGGTGAGGCTGCTGGTGGACAAGGATGGCCGCTACGTGTGCATGCTCTGCCACAAGACCTTCAAGACG GGCAGCATCCTCAAGGCCCACATGGTCACCCACAGTAGCCGCAAGGACCATGAGTGCAAACTCTGTGGCGCCTCTTTCCGGACCAAGGGCTCGCTCATCCGGCACCACCGCCGGCACACGG ATGAGCGTCCCTATAAGTGTGCTAAGTGTGGGAAGAGCTTCCGGGAATCGGGTGCGCTGACCCGGCACCTCAAGTCCCTCACCCCATGCACAGAGAAGATCCGCTTCAGCATGGGCAAGGACACGGTGGTCAGCAGTGAGGACACGCCTGCGG GGTCCAGCGTGGGCACAGGTGCATCCTCAGCGGGGACGGGGGAGCCCATGGAGACGTCACCTGTGATTCATCTGGTGACGGACGCCAAGGGCACTGTCATCCATGAAGTGCACGTGCAGATGCAGGAGCTGCCCCTGGGCGTGAAGGCCTTGGCCCCAGAG CCTTCGGCCCCTGAGGAACTTCCCTGTTCGGGCGAGGGCAGCCGTGAGAACCTGCTGCACCAGGCCATGCAGAATTCAGGCATTGTCCTCGAGCGgggtgctggggaggaggggccccttgacccagcccctgctgcccggTCCAGTCCCCAGCCCCTAGGAGACGGCCCCCCGGGACTGCCGCTGCTGCAAGTGGAGCAGGTGCAGACA CAGGTGGCCAGTGAGGCCTCAGCTGTGCCCAAGACGCACCCGTGCCCTCAGTGCAGTGAAAGCTTCCCGACAGCAGCCACCCTGGAGGCTCACAAGAGGGGCCATGCAG GGCCGAGGCCATTCCCCTGCATGCAGTGCGGCAAGGCCTTCCCCAAGGCGTACCTGCTCAAGAAGCACCAGGAGGTGCATGTGCGTGAGCGCCGCTTCCGCTGCGGGGACTGCGGGAAGCTGTACAAGACCATTGCCCACGTGAGGGGCCACCGACGCGTCCACTCGGATGAGCGGCCCTACCCTTGTCCTGAGTGTGGCAAGCGCTACAAGACCAAG AATGCCCAGCAGGTACACTTCCGGACACACCTGGAGGACAAGCCGCACGTGTGCCAGTTCTGTAGCCGAGGCTTCCGGGAAAAGGGCTCTCTGGTGCGGCATGTTCGGCATCACACGGGGGAGAAGCCCTTCAAGTGCTACAAGTGTGGCCGCGGCTTTGCCGAGCATGGCACGCTCAACCGACACCTGCGCACCAAAG GGGGCTGCCTgctggaagtagaggagctgcTGGTGTCCCAGGAGAGTCCCGCCGCGGCCACTGTCCTGGCTGAGGACCCCCACACTGTGCTGGTGGAGTTCTCCTCCGTGGTGGCCGACACCCAGGAGTACATCATTGAG GCCACAGAAGATGACGCAGAGACCAGCGAGGCTGCAGAGATCATTGAGGGTGCCCAGACGGAG GTGGACAGCCACATCATGAAGGTGGTGCACCAGATCGTGCACCAGGCCAGTGCTGGGCACCAGATCGTCCTGCAGAACCTGAGTGTGGGCCCGGAGGCGGGGCTGGGCCCGGAGGCGGCCGCCGCCGACACCATCACCATCGCCACCCCTGAGAGCCTGACGGAGCAGGTGGCCATGACACTGGCCTCGGCCATCAGCGAGGGCACTGTGCTTGCGGCCCGCACGGGCGCCACTGGCTCCGAACAGGCCACCGTGACCATGGTGTCATCAGAGGACATCGAGATCCTGGAGCATGGTGGCGAGTTGGTTATTGCCTCACCAGAGGGCCAACTGGAGGTGCAGACGGTTATCGTCTAG
- the ECI1 gene encoding enoyl-CoA delta isomerase 1, mitochondrial yields the protein MALVAALRVPLRVPLRALLFAGVRAGRGRRAAGGGDGARRFASHKVLVEPGPAAGVAVMRLGSPPVNSLSLELLTEFVISLEKLENDKSFRGVLLTSDCPGIFSAGLDLTEMCGRNAAHYAEYWKAVQELWLRLYLSNLVLVAAISGASPAGGCLMALSCDYRVMADNPKYVMGLNETQLGIVAPFWFKDTLVNTIGHRAAEQALQLGLLFPPAEALKVGMVDQVVPEDQVQSTALSVLARWMAIPDHARQLTKSMMRKATADRLVRQREADIQNFVSFVSRDSIQKSLQAYLQKLRQKGG from the exons ATGGCGCTGGTGGCGGCCTTGCGCGTCCCCTTGCGCGTCCCCTTGCGCGCCCTGCTCTTCGCGG GAGTCCGAGCcgggcgcgggcggcgggcggccggCGGCGGGGACGGCGCGCGGCGCTTCGCGAGCCACAAGGTGCTGGTGGAGCCGGGCCCGGCCGCAG GGGTCGCTGTGATGAGACTGGGGAGCCCCCCAGTGAACAGcctcagcctggagcttctgACAGAGTTCGTCATCAGCCTGGAGAAGCTTGAGAACGATAAGAGCTTCCGGGGCGTCCTCCTCACCTCG GACTGCCCTGGCATCTTCTCTGCCGGCCTGGACCTGACGGAGATGTGTGGGAGAAACGCTGCCCACTACGCTGAATACTGGAAGGCCGTGCAGGAGCTATGGCTGCGGCTCTACCTGTCCAACCTGGTGCTGGTTGCCGCCATCAGT GGAGCCAGTCCCGCCGGCGGCTGTCTCATGGCCCTCAGCTGTGACTACCGCGTCATGGCTGACAACCCCAAGTACGTCATGGGGCTCAACGAGACACAGCTAGGCATCGTTGCCCCCTTCTG GTTCAAAGACACCCTCGTGAACACCATTGGCCACCGGGCTGCAGAACAGGCCCTGCAGCTGGGGCTGCTCTTCCCACCGGCAGAGGCCCTCAAGGTGGGCATGGTGGACCAAGTGGTGCCCGAGGACCAGGTGCAGAGCACAGCGCTGTCGGTGCTGGCCCGGTGGATGGCCATCCCAG ACCACGCCCGGCAGCTGACCAAGAGCATGATGCGGAAGGCCACAGCAGACCGCCTGGTGAGGCAGCGGGAGGCCGACATCCAGAACTTCGTCAGTTTCGTGTCCCGGGACTCCATCCAGAAGTCGTTGCAGGCATACTTGCAGAAACTCCGACAGAAGGGCGGCTGA
- the DNASE1L2 gene encoding deoxyribonuclease-1-like 2 translates to MGRAMTLRALLWALGAVQATALRIGAFNIQSFGDSKVTDPACGSVIAQILAGYDVVLVQEVRDPDLSAVSVLMEQISSVSKHEYDFVSSKPLGRDQYKEMYLFVYRKGAVSVVDTYQYPDPEDAFSREPFVVKFSAPRSAARELVLIPLHAAPHQAVAEIDALYDVYLDVIDKWGTDDMLFLGDFNADCSYVRAQDWASIRLRSSEVFKWLIPDSADTTVGNSDCAYDRIVVCGARLRRSIKPQSAAVHDFQEEFGLDQTQALAVSDHFPVEVTLKFH, encoded by the exons ATGGGCAGGGCCATGACCCTGCGGGCCCTGCTCTGGGCACTGGGGGCTGTCCAAGCCACAGCTCTGCGCATCGGGGCCTTCAACATCCAGAGTTTCGGGGACAGCAAAGTGACTGACCCGGCCTGCGGCAGCGTCATTGCACAG ATCCTGGCTGGGTACGATGTGGTGTTGGTGCAGGAGGTACGAGACCCGGACTTGAGTGCCGTGTCTGTGCTCATGGAGCAGATTAGCAG CGTGTCCAAGCATGAGTATGACTTCGTGAGCAGCAAGCCCCTGGGTCGGGACCAGTACAAGGAGATGTACCTGTTTGTCTACAG GAAGGGCGCAGTGTCTGTAGTGGACACGTACCAGTACCCAGACCCAGAGGATGCCTTCAGCCGGGAACCCTTTGTGGTCAAGTTCTCTGCACCCCGCTCTG CTGCCCGGGAGTTGGTACTGATCCCACTGCACGCTGCACCACACCAGGCCGTGGCCGAGATCGACGCGCTGTACGACGTGTATCTAGATGTGATTGACAAGTGGGGCACTGAC GACATGCTGTTCCTGGGCGACTTCAACGCTGACTGCAGCTACGTGCGGGCACAGGACTGGGCCTCCATCCGGCTGCGCAGCAGTGAGGTCTTCAAGTGGCTCATCCCAGACAGCGCTGACACCACCGTGGGCAACTCAGACTGCGCCTACGACCGCATTGTGGTGTGTGGTGCGCGCCTGCGCAGGAGCATCAAGCCCCAGTCAGCCGCTGTGCACGACTTCCAGGAGGAGTTCGGCCTGGACCAGACTCAG GCTCTGGCCGTCAGTGACCACTTTCCTGTGGAGGTGACCCTCAAGTTCCACTGA
- the E4F1 gene encoding transcription factor E4F1 isoform X2 → MEGAMAVRVTAAHTAAARAEAGREVGEGGVAAAEALAPGGFLGLPAPFSEEDEDDVHRCGRCQAEFTALEDFVQHKIQKVCQRAPQEALPAGPAAAALLGQEVVPAAAGPEEPITVAHIVVEAADIRHAPNLVGAEHIKEVIVAAAAEPGDTEVAEAPGSLGRQELGLAGEGEQAPVRLLVDKDGRYVCMLCHKTFKTGSILKAHMVTHSSRKDHECKLCGASFRTKGSLIRHHRRHTDERPYKCAKCGKSFRESGALTRHLKSLTPCTEKIRFSMGKDTVVSSEDTPAGSSVGTGASSAGTGEPMETSPVIHLVTDAKGTVIHEVHVQMQELPLGVKALAPEPSAPEELPCSGEGSRENLLHQAMQNSGIVLERGAGEEGPLDPAPAARSSPQPLGDGPPGLPLLQVEQVQTVASEASAVPKTHPCPQCSESFPTAATLEAHKRGHAGPRPFPCMQCGKAFPKAYLLKKHQEVHVRERRFRCGDCGKLYKTIAHVRGHRRVHSDERPYPCPECGKRYKTKNAQQVHFRTHLEDKPHVCQFCSRGFREKGSLVRHVRHHTGEKPFKCYKCGRGFAEHGTLNRHLRTKGGCLLEVEELLVSQESPAAATVLAEDPHTVLVEFSSVVADTQEYIIEATEDDAETSEAAEIIEGAQTEVDSHIMKVVHQIVHQASAGHQIVLQNLSVGPEAGLGPEAAAADTITIATPESLTEQVAMTLASAISEGTVLAARTGATGSEQATVTMVSSEDIEILEHGGELVIASPEGQLEVQTVIV, encoded by the exons ATGGAGGGCGCGATGGCAGTGCGGGTGACGGCCGCTCATACGGCAGCAGCCCGGGCCGAAGCCGGGAGGGAAGTGGGCGAGGGCGGGGTCGCGGCGGCGGAGGCCTTGGCCCCCGGCGGCTTCCTGGGCCTCCCGGCGCCCTTCAGTGAGGAAG ATGAAGATGACGTGCACAGATGTGGTCGCTGTCAGGCCGAGTTCACGGCCTTGGAGGACTTTGTCCAGCACAAGATCCAGAAGGTCTGCCAGCGGGCACCCCAAGAAGCCCtgcctgctggccctgctgctgcGGCCCTGCTGGGCCAAGAG GTGGTGCCGGCAGCGGCAGGCCCTGAGGAGCCCATCACCGTGGCCCACATCGTGGTAGAGGCAGCAGACATCAGACATGCTCCCAATCTTGTGG GTGCTGAGCACATCAAGGAGGTCATTGTGGCCGCTGCGGCTGAGCCGGGGGACACCgaggtggcagaggccccagggAGTCTGGGCCGTCAGGAGCTTGGGCTCGCTGGAGAGGGTGAGCAGGCCCCGGTGAGGCTGCTGGTGGACAAGGATGGCCGCTACGTGTGCATGCTCTGCCACAAGACCTTCAAGACG GGCAGCATCCTCAAGGCCCACATGGTCACCCACAGTAGCCGCAAGGACCATGAGTGCAAACTCTGTGGCGCCTCTTTCCGGACCAAGGGCTCGCTCATCCGGCACCACCGCCGGCACACGG ATGAGCGTCCCTATAAGTGTGCTAAGTGTGGGAAGAGCTTCCGGGAATCGGGTGCGCTGACCCGGCACCTCAAGTCCCTCACCCCATGCACAGAGAAGATCCGCTTCAGCATGGGCAAGGACACGGTGGTCAGCAGTGAGGACACGCCTGCGG GGTCCAGCGTGGGCACAGGTGCATCCTCAGCGGGGACGGGGGAGCCCATGGAGACGTCACCTGTGATTCATCTGGTGACGGACGCCAAGGGCACTGTCATCCATGAAGTGCACGTGCAGATGCAGGAGCTGCCCCTGGGCGTGAAGGCCTTGGCCCCAGAG CCTTCGGCCCCTGAGGAACTTCCCTGTTCGGGCGAGGGCAGCCGTGAGAACCTGCTGCACCAGGCCATGCAGAATTCAGGCATTGTCCTCGAGCGgggtgctggggaggaggggccccttgacccagcccctgctgcccggTCCAGTCCCCAGCCCCTAGGAGACGGCCCCCCGGGACTGCCGCTGCTGCAAGTGGAGCAGGTGCAGACA GTGGCCAGTGAGGCCTCAGCTGTGCCCAAGACGCACCCGTGCCCTCAGTGCAGTGAAAGCTTCCCGACAGCAGCCACCCTGGAGGCTCACAAGAGGGGCCATGCAG GGCCGAGGCCATTCCCCTGCATGCAGTGCGGCAAGGCCTTCCCCAAGGCGTACCTGCTCAAGAAGCACCAGGAGGTGCATGTGCGTGAGCGCCGCTTCCGCTGCGGGGACTGCGGGAAGCTGTACAAGACCATTGCCCACGTGAGGGGCCACCGACGCGTCCACTCGGATGAGCGGCCCTACCCTTGTCCTGAGTGTGGCAAGCGCTACAAGACCAAG AATGCCCAGCAGGTACACTTCCGGACACACCTGGAGGACAAGCCGCACGTGTGCCAGTTCTGTAGCCGAGGCTTCCGGGAAAAGGGCTCTCTGGTGCGGCATGTTCGGCATCACACGGGGGAGAAGCCCTTCAAGTGCTACAAGTGTGGCCGCGGCTTTGCCGAGCATGGCACGCTCAACCGACACCTGCGCACCAAAG GGGGCTGCCTgctggaagtagaggagctgcTGGTGTCCCAGGAGAGTCCCGCCGCGGCCACTGTCCTGGCTGAGGACCCCCACACTGTGCTGGTGGAGTTCTCCTCCGTGGTGGCCGACACCCAGGAGTACATCATTGAG GCCACAGAAGATGACGCAGAGACCAGCGAGGCTGCAGAGATCATTGAGGGTGCCCAGACGGAG GTGGACAGCCACATCATGAAGGTGGTGCACCAGATCGTGCACCAGGCCAGTGCTGGGCACCAGATCGTCCTGCAGAACCTGAGTGTGGGCCCGGAGGCGGGGCTGGGCCCGGAGGCGGCCGCCGCCGACACCATCACCATCGCCACCCCTGAGAGCCTGACGGAGCAGGTGGCCATGACACTGGCCTCGGCCATCAGCGAGGGCACTGTGCTTGCGGCCCGCACGGGCGCCACTGGCTCCGAACAGGCCACCGTGACCATGGTGTCATCAGAGGACATCGAGATCCTGGAGCATGGTGGCGAGTTGGTTATTGCCTCACCAGAGGGCCAACTGGAGGTGCAGACGGTTATCGTCTAG
- the E4F1 gene encoding transcription factor E4F1 isoform X3: protein MEGAMAVRVTAAHTAAARAEAGREVGEGGVAAAEALAPGGFLGLPAPFSEEDEDDVHRCGRCQAEFTALEDFVQHKIQKVCQRAPQEALPAGPAAAALLGQEVVPAAAGPEEPITVAHIVVEAADIRHAPNLVGAEHIKEVIVAAAAEPGDTEVAEAPGSLGRQELGLAGEGEQAPVRLLVDKDGRYVCMLCHKTFKTGSILKAHMVTHSSRKDHECKLCGASFRTKGSLIRHHRRHTDERPYKCAKCGKSFRESGALTRHLKSLTPCTEKIRFSMGKDTVVSSEDTPAGSSVGTGASSAGTGEPMETSPVIHLVTDAKGTVIHEVHVQMQELPLGVKALAPEPSAPEELPCSGEGSRENLLHQAMQNSGIVLERGAGEEGPLDPAPAARSSPQPLGDGPPGLPLLQVEQVQTQVASEASAVPKTHPCPQCSESFPTAATLEAHKRGHAGPRPFPCMQCGKAFPKAYLLKKHQEVHVRERRFRCGDCGKLYKTIAHVRGHRRVHSDERPYPCPECGKRYKTKNAQQVHFRTHLEDKPHVCQFCSRGFREKGSLVRHVRHHTGEKPFKCYKCGRGFAEHGTLNRHLRTKGGCLLEVEELLVSQESPAAATVLAEDPHTVPQKMTQRPARLQRSLRVPRRRWTATS from the exons ATGGAGGGCGCGATGGCAGTGCGGGTGACGGCCGCTCATACGGCAGCAGCCCGGGCCGAAGCCGGGAGGGAAGTGGGCGAGGGCGGGGTCGCGGCGGCGGAGGCCTTGGCCCCCGGCGGCTTCCTGGGCCTCCCGGCGCCCTTCAGTGAGGAAG ATGAAGATGACGTGCACAGATGTGGTCGCTGTCAGGCCGAGTTCACGGCCTTGGAGGACTTTGTCCAGCACAAGATCCAGAAGGTCTGCCAGCGGGCACCCCAAGAAGCCCtgcctgctggccctgctgctgcGGCCCTGCTGGGCCAAGAG GTGGTGCCGGCAGCGGCAGGCCCTGAGGAGCCCATCACCGTGGCCCACATCGTGGTAGAGGCAGCAGACATCAGACATGCTCCCAATCTTGTGG GTGCTGAGCACATCAAGGAGGTCATTGTGGCCGCTGCGGCTGAGCCGGGGGACACCgaggtggcagaggccccagggAGTCTGGGCCGTCAGGAGCTTGGGCTCGCTGGAGAGGGTGAGCAGGCCCCGGTGAGGCTGCTGGTGGACAAGGATGGCCGCTACGTGTGCATGCTCTGCCACAAGACCTTCAAGACG GGCAGCATCCTCAAGGCCCACATGGTCACCCACAGTAGCCGCAAGGACCATGAGTGCAAACTCTGTGGCGCCTCTTTCCGGACCAAGGGCTCGCTCATCCGGCACCACCGCCGGCACACGG ATGAGCGTCCCTATAAGTGTGCTAAGTGTGGGAAGAGCTTCCGGGAATCGGGTGCGCTGACCCGGCACCTCAAGTCCCTCACCCCATGCACAGAGAAGATCCGCTTCAGCATGGGCAAGGACACGGTGGTCAGCAGTGAGGACACGCCTGCGG GGTCCAGCGTGGGCACAGGTGCATCCTCAGCGGGGACGGGGGAGCCCATGGAGACGTCACCTGTGATTCATCTGGTGACGGACGCCAAGGGCACTGTCATCCATGAAGTGCACGTGCAGATGCAGGAGCTGCCCCTGGGCGTGAAGGCCTTGGCCCCAGAG CCTTCGGCCCCTGAGGAACTTCCCTGTTCGGGCGAGGGCAGCCGTGAGAACCTGCTGCACCAGGCCATGCAGAATTCAGGCATTGTCCTCGAGCGgggtgctggggaggaggggccccttgacccagcccctgctgcccggTCCAGTCCCCAGCCCCTAGGAGACGGCCCCCCGGGACTGCCGCTGCTGCAAGTGGAGCAGGTGCAGACA CAGGTGGCCAGTGAGGCCTCAGCTGTGCCCAAGACGCACCCGTGCCCTCAGTGCAGTGAAAGCTTCCCGACAGCAGCCACCCTGGAGGCTCACAAGAGGGGCCATGCAG GGCCGAGGCCATTCCCCTGCATGCAGTGCGGCAAGGCCTTCCCCAAGGCGTACCTGCTCAAGAAGCACCAGGAGGTGCATGTGCGTGAGCGCCGCTTCCGCTGCGGGGACTGCGGGAAGCTGTACAAGACCATTGCCCACGTGAGGGGCCACCGACGCGTCCACTCGGATGAGCGGCCCTACCCTTGTCCTGAGTGTGGCAAGCGCTACAAGACCAAG AATGCCCAGCAGGTACACTTCCGGACACACCTGGAGGACAAGCCGCACGTGTGCCAGTTCTGTAGCCGAGGCTTCCGGGAAAAGGGCTCTCTGGTGCGGCATGTTCGGCATCACACGGGGGAGAAGCCCTTCAAGTGCTACAAGTGTGGCCGCGGCTTTGCCGAGCATGGCACGCTCAACCGACACCTGCGCACCAAAG GGGGCTGCCTgctggaagtagaggagctgcTGGTGTCCCAGGAGAGTCCCGCCGCGGCCACTGTCCTGGCTGAGGACCCCCACACTGT GCCACAGAAGATGACGCAGAGACCAGCGAGGCTGCAGAGATCATTGAGGGTGCCCAGACGGAG GTGGACAGCCACATCATGA